The genomic segment GAACTGCTTGCAGAGCTGATTCTCGGATGGCAGCCGCTTGCCCGGCTTCCATTTGCCCGAACGGATCTGATCGCGCACGTAGGACTCGATCTGGGCGTACAGAGGCGTCCGCTTGCTGCTCGGACGTGCCTGATCGTCCGCTTGTTCCTTGCCTTCCACGAGCACCCCTCCCCTCAAAAGTATGACTTTTATACAACTTTATTATCGCATCGTTCAGCTAACCGGTTTACAACAATGTCGAGCAAAGTTATGATTCGATTATAACAAGCATTTGCAATCTTGTATATTTGTATTAGGAGGTAAGCACGATGAAAAAAATGGTCGCGCACATTGTTTCTCACACGCATTGGGACCGCGAATGGTATATGCCCTACGAGCGACACCACGTCAGGCTGATCGAGCTGATGGACGTGCTGCTCGATACGCTCGAGCGCGATCCCGACTATCGGAGCTTTCATCTGGACGGCCAGACGATCATCCTGGACGACTATCTCGAAGTGAGGCCCGAGATGCGCGAGCGCCTGACCCGGCTTATTCGCGAGGGACGAATCCTGATCGGCCCCTGGTATGTGCTGCAGGACGAATTCCTGACAAGCGCCGAGGCGAATGTGCGCAACTTGCTCGTCGGCCATCACGATGCCGCCCGCTACGGTCCCGTTGCGAAAATCGGGTATTTCCCCGATTCCTTCGGCAATATGGGTCAGGCGCCTCAGCTCATGCGCCAGGCCGGAATCGCGAACGCAATCTTCGGACGGGGCGTCAAGCCGACCGGCTTCAACAACGCCGTCTCCGATTCCGCGGCTTACGAGTCCCCCTTTTCCGAGATGATCTGGCGATCGCCGGACGGCTCGGAGGTGCTAGGCATTCTGTTCGCCAATTGGTACAACAACGGGATGGAAATTCCCGTCGATCCCGATGCAGCCCGCGTTTACTGGGACGCCAAGCTGAAGGAAGCCGAGCGTTTTGCATCCACGCCGCAGCTGCTGTTCATGAACGGATGCGATCACCAGCCTGTGCAGACCGACTTGGCAGCTGCGCTCCGCACGGCCCGCGATCTGTATCCCGGCTATGAATTCGTGCATAGCGACTTGCCTTCGTACGTGGCGGCCGTCGAGCGCGCCTCCGCACGCGAACTGACCGTCGTCGAAGGCGAGCTGCGCAGCCAGCGTACGGACGGCTGGTTCACGCTGGCGAATACCGCCTCCAGCCGCGTGTATATCAAGCAGGCCAACGCCAAAGGCCAAATCCTGCTCGAGCGGCTCGCGGAGCCTGCGGCCGCGATCGCTGCAACGCTCGGCATGCCTCATCCGACGCCGCTCCTCGTCCATGCCTGGCGGACGCTCATGCAAAACCATCCGCACGACAGCATCTGCGGCTGCAGCGTAGACGAAGTGCACGCGGAGATGATGACCCGCTTCGCCAAAAGCCGCCATATGGCGGAGCCGATCGTCGAGCGAAGCATCGCCCACATCGCGTCGAGTATCGACACCGCCCGGTTCGCGGGCGATGCGCACGTGCCGTTCGTCGTGTTCAACTTCGCCGGCGCCGCGCGTTCCGGGACCGTCTCCGTCGAACTCGATGTCGCCCGCCGTTCGTCCGCGGACATCGGTCCGGCTGCAGCCTACGCGGACATGGAGCTCATCCGGGTCGGCGCCGGCGCCGTCATCGACCATGAGGGCAGACCGGTGGATGCCGAGATCGAGGATCTCGGCGTCCGGTTCGGCTACGAGCTTCCCGACGACAAGTTCAGGCAGCCGTACATGGCGAGACGAATCCGCGTCACCCTTAGCGCGGACCATGTGCCTTCCCAAGGATATCGGACCTATGCTTGGCGTTCAGAGGATGACGCTGTCGCCGCGCCGGTCGCGGCTGCGGTCGAGCAGGAGAAAGCAGTGGACGCCTCGCCGGCGGGTCTCTCGCTGGAAAATGAATATATAGCCGTTGCCGTCGAGCCTAACGGAAGCTTGTCGCTGACGGACAAAGAGACCGGAGAAGTTTATCGCGACCTCGGCGTTTTTGAAAATACGGGCGATATCGGCAATGAATATGTGTATGTGCAGGACGGCGAGCGCAAGACGCTCACGACGGATACGCTGAAGGCCGAGGTGCGGCTCGTCTCGCGCAGCGCCTGGCGTACGACGGTCGAGATCGTCCATCGCTGGGAGATCCCCGCGGAAGCGGATGTCCTGCTGCAGCGCGAGCGCACGACGATGACGTTCCTCCCGGACCGCAAGGCCGGCAGGTCGGCGCGTACGGTGCCCCTCGTCATTACGACGCTCGCCACCGTCGAGCGCGGCGTCAAAGCCTTGATGCTTAAGGTACGCTACGAAAATCACGCCAAGGATCACCGCCTGCGCATGCGGTTCCCGACCGATGCGGCGGCATCCGGCGTTCACTATGCCGACTCGATCTTTGAGATCGCCGAGCGTCCGAACGAGCCCGCCGGGGAATGGCGCAATCCGAGCAACGCGCAGCATCAGCAGGCGTTCGCCGCACTGGACCACGGCAAGCGCGGGCTGGCCGTAGCCAATATCGGGCTGAACGAGTACGAGGCGCTTCGCGACGGCCGCGGTACGCTCGCCGTGACGCTGCTCCGCGCAGTCGGCGAGCTCGGCGATTGGGGCGTGTTTCCGACGCCGGAGGCGCAGTGCCCGGGCTCGCAAGAAGCGGAGCTTGCGATCATTCCTTACGCCGGCGCCGACGGACGTTATGCGGCAGCCCAGGAAGCGTACGCCTTCCAGGTGCCCTGGCTCGCCGTTCAAACGGATGCTCATGCCGGCTCGCTTCCGGCCGTGTACAGCCCGCTCTCCTGGACGGGCGAGCGCCTGGCGCTGACCGCTTTCAAACGAGGCATTCAGGGCGAGGATTGCTTCTACCGCTGGTTCAATATGAGCGGCGCGTCTTCATCGCTTGCGCTGCGAGCGGAACCGGATTCGGAATGGTATTTGAGCAACGTGCTGGAAGAAGAGCTGGGCAAGCTTGTCCCCGATGCGGACGGCATTGTGCGCGTTGACGTGCGTCCCTGCGAGATCGTTACGATCGGCCGCCGACTTTCATAACGCACTAACGCAATAACTCAGTAACGCAAAAACGCATATAACCACCTCCGGCCCCTTGATGCGGCCGCCCGACAGATCTGACGATCCGGGCGGCCGCTTTTTGTGCGTCGGGACGATCCGAACGAACATACGGCCGTCCCCCGGCTCGTACAATAGTGTATCTGCGAGTCTATCAAGAAACGGGGGGCAAGCGCATGCGTATTCATTCCGGCGGGTTCGAAGTCGTCTATCACGGCAGGGTGTTCGCCTACAAGATGAATCCGATCGAGATTACGTTGTCCGAAGAAAACGATCCGCTCACGTTTTTGTTTTGCGTCGAAAACGAGCCGGAACGGGACGACTTCGAGACGGACATCCGGCTCGTGCAGCACAATAAAGTCCGAATCGCCTGCATCAACTTCCCGAGAGGCAAGCCGACGGGCAACGACGATATGATCCATATCGGCGTATTGAACAATCGCAGGCTTTCCTTGAGCTACGAAGTAACGATCAATTACGAAGCGAGCGCCTGGGTGCTGTCCTTTACGTTTTTCGCCGGCGAGGGGGTCCAGGGTCCGTGAATAAAATCGAGATCCAAGATCCTAAAGTGGCCAGTAAAATTATCGCGGCGAACGCCGAGAGCGAAAAGCGAAAAGCCGAGCTTGGTTTTTTGGGACGGTTTTTCGGCTCCGGGGAAAACGTAAGGCTCTATATCGTCGGCACGATCGCGCTCGGCGTGCTGCTCATTGCACTCGTCTATACGCTTGTCCCTGAGCAGAGCAGGTCTCCGGACTTCGGCTTGAAGGACCTGTGGACGCTCGTCGTGCTCCCGGTGGAGTCCACGATCATCGGCTACTTGATCGGATCGAGAACGGGCGAGGCCGCCGAGAAGAAACAGACGCCTTGAGGGAAAACAGTATCTTTCAAACAAACAGAACCCTGAAAACCGAATCCCTGAAACAGAATCTCTGAAAACAAACAGATCCTTGAAAACAAACCGGATAGCCAAGACAATCGCCGCGAAGCATGCGGCTTTTTTACTGCAGAAGCGGTTGGCACCGTATTAACGATTGTTGAGGCGCGTGCCCCCGAAGGCCTGCCGATATGCGGTCGGCGTCACGCCCGCGAGCCGCTTGAACCACTTGGCGAACTGCTTGTCGTCGCCGAAGCCGACGCGGCCCGCAATTTCCTTGACCCCAAGCTTGCCGCCCGCCAGCAGCTCCTTCGCCGCATCCAGCTTCAGGCCGTGAATGTAATCGAGCAGACCCGATCCGAATCGCCGCTTGAACATACGGGACAGGTAGTCTTTGTTGTACCCGATATGGTCGGCAATCCGGCCGACCGTGATGTCCGGGTCCAGCGCGTGAAGGCGCGTCCATGCCAGCAGCTCGTGGAGCTGGGCGTCCATCGCGGGCCTGCCGTCCGAATCCTGCAGCTGGTCGGCGAGCTCGATTAGCAGGCAAGTCAGAAAGTAATCGCCCGCTCCCCGAATACGGTAACCGCCATTGGCGGCATGCAGCAGCTGTCGCGCCAATATATGCACCCGGCTCGGATTCGGGCAGCTTGCGTACCGCGGCATCTGACCCGCGGGAACCTCGTTCCCCGCTTCGGGAACGAAAAAGTGAAACCAATAAAAAGAGACGCCCGGCGTGGAAAGCCGGTAGCCCCGATGGCGCTCTCCGGGCATGAGAAATAATACTTCTCCTGCCCGCACCTCATACATGTTGCCGCCCGTCTCCATAAAGACGACGCCTGAAACCCCGACAATCAATTCATAGTCCGCAATCGTGCGGTCCATATGCGACCAGGTCTCGTCCGACAGGAAGTGCCCGCCCATTTGCAAGCGATAGGGCTCGTGCAAGTATAAAGACAGCATGCCGTTCCTCCTTGTCTCTTGGTCCACGCGCGCTATTTGAGGTCAGTTTTTGACACCTATTATACCTGATCGCCTACCGACAAGGGAGCCTGGACTGTCTTAAAATAGGGAAACATCGAATCGCGGTTCGATGCGCGGCGCGATTGGATGACAAATTCCTTTATGGAGCGTGAATGAATTGACTCTGCAGAACCAGACTGCCTTCCCCCGCCCCATTGCGCTTAAAAATGTCAGTATAAAGGACGACTATTGGTCCCCCTATATCGAACTTGTGCGCAATACGGTCATTCCTTATCAATGGGAGGCGCTTAACGACCGCGTCGCCGATGCGGAGCCGAGCCATGCGATCCGGAATTTCCGCATCGCGGCCGGCTTGGAGGAAGGCGCGTTCGGCGGTTTCGTCTTTCAGGATACGGATTTGTACAAATGGCTCGAAGCCGTCGGCTATGCGCTGGCCGCGTCGCCGGACGCCGATCTGGAGCGGCTCGCGGACGAGGCGATCGCGCTTGTCGCAGCCGCGCAGCAGGAGGACGGCTATCTGAACACCTATTTTACCGTAGCCGAGCCGGGCAAGCGTTGGACGAACCTCACGGACTGCCATGAGTTGTATTCCGCCGGCCACCTCATCGAAGCCGCGGTCTCCTACGCCGGCGCGACAGGCAAAAAAGCGCTGCTCGACGTCGCCTGCCGCCTAGCCAATCATATCGACGCGACATTCGGAGAACGTCCCGGTCAGATTCGGGGCTACGATGGCCACCAGGAGATCGAGCTGGCGCTCGTGAAGCTGTACGAGGCGACCGGCGACCGGCGTTATTTAGACTTGGCCGGCTTTTTTATCGACGAACGCGGACGGCAGCCGAGCTTTTTCCATCATGAATGGGAGGCGCGGGGCCGCGCCTCTTACTGGACGCCCGGCGTCGTTCAGCAGACGCCGCCGTCGCTGTCCTATCATCAGGCGGACAAGCCCGTCCGCGAGCAGGAGTTCGCGACAGGGCATGCCGTGCGCGCGATGTATATGTATGCCGCAATGGCCGATCTGGCTGTCCGAAACGGCGACGAGAGCCTGCTCGCCGCCTGCAGGCGGCTGTGGGCCAACACGGTCCGCAAGCAGATGTACGTAAACGGCAGCATTGGCTCCACGCACCACGGCGAGGCTTTTACGTTCGACTACGACCTGCCCAACGACACGAACTATTCGGAAACTTGCGCGTCGATCGGCTTGATGATGTTCGCCCAGCGCATGCTGCAAAACGAAGCCAAGGGCGAGTACGGCGACGTGATGGAGCGCGCGCTTTACAATACCGTAACGGCCGGCATGGCGACCGACGGCAAGCACTTCTTTTATGTCAACCCGATGGAAGTATGGCCGGCGGCAAGTGCGGGCAATCCGGGCAAACACCATGTGAAGGCCGTGCGGCAAAAATGGTATGGCTGCGCCTGCTGTCCGCCCAACGTTGCCCGCCTGCTCTCCTCGCTCGGCCATTATGCTTTCGCGGCGGGCCAGGACACGCTTTATGCGCATCTGCACATCGGCGCCGAGGCGAAGCTGACGCTGGCCGGGCGGCAAGTCGCCGTTCGCATGAAGAGCCGGTTGCCATGGGCGGGCGAGGTCGGACTCACGATCGCCGAAGCCTCGGGAACCGGAGACTTTACGCTTGCCGTCCGGGTGCCCGCCTGGTCGGAGCGCACCTCGTTCACCGTGAACGGAGAACCGGCTACGCCCGAGATCAAAGACGGCTACGCATACTTGCGCCGTGATTGGCAGGCGGGCGACGTATTCGGCATGACGCTGGACATGCGTCCCCGTCGAATCTATGCCGCCGCCGAGGTGCGCGCGAACGCCGGCCGCGTCGCGCTGCAGCGCGGTCCGCTCGTCTATTGCCTGGAGGAAGCGGACAACGGCGCTCCGCTGGCCGGATTGGCGATTCGTGCAGGAGCCGAGCTTCGCGAAGTGCCCGGTGAAGGGCGCCTGACCGGCGCCGTGCTGCTCGAGACCGATGGCTTGCGGCTCGAAGCGCCTGCGAACGCGGGCGGCGCCTTGTATCGCGCAGAACCGCCGGTGCGGACGCCGCAGCGGATCGTGGCCGTGCCTTATACGCTGTGGGGCAACCGCGAGCCGGGCGAAATGCAGGTTTGGGTTCGCGAAGAGCCGTAAACGGAAACCGTCATATACGCGCTAGTCTGACACTGCATGCTCCCTAGACCATACTTCCCCAAACCCTAGCGCAAAATTTGCGCTAGGGTGACGCTTGGCACCTCCTCGCGCACGCACACGTCTCCTCCATAGCAACGTCATAGCGCAAAATTGCGCTTTTTCCGCTTTGCCGACCCTGCTTGTACAGATACTTGCCCCGCAATCGCGCGGCCCGGCTAATTGTGCAAGAA from the Cohnella hashimotonis genome contains:
- a CDS encoding glycoside hydrolase family 127 protein → MTLQNQTAFPRPIALKNVSIKDDYWSPYIELVRNTVIPYQWEALNDRVADAEPSHAIRNFRIAAGLEEGAFGGFVFQDTDLYKWLEAVGYALAASPDADLERLADEAIALVAAAQQEDGYLNTYFTVAEPGKRWTNLTDCHELYSAGHLIEAAVSYAGATGKKALLDVACRLANHIDATFGERPGQIRGYDGHQEIELALVKLYEATGDRRYLDLAGFFIDERGRQPSFFHHEWEARGRASYWTPGVVQQTPPSLSYHQADKPVREQEFATGHAVRAMYMYAAMADLAVRNGDESLLAACRRLWANTVRKQMYVNGSIGSTHHGEAFTFDYDLPNDTNYSETCASIGLMMFAQRMLQNEAKGEYGDVMERALYNTVTAGMATDGKHFFYVNPMEVWPAASAGNPGKHHVKAVRQKWYGCACCPPNVARLLSSLGHYAFAAGQDTLYAHLHIGAEAKLTLAGRQVAVRMKSRLPWAGEVGLTIAEASGTGDFTLAVRVPAWSERTSFTVNGEPATPEIKDGYAYLRRDWQAGDVFGMTLDMRPRRIYAAAEVRANAGRVALQRGPLVYCLEEADNGAPLAGLAIRAGAELREVPGEGRLTGAVLLETDGLRLEAPANAGGALYRAEPPVRTPQRIVAVPYTLWGNREPGEMQVWVREEP
- a CDS encoding DUF6864 domain-containing function; translation: MRIHSGGFEVVYHGRVFAYKMNPIEITLSEENDPLTFLFCVENEPERDDFETDIRLVQHNKVRIACINFPRGKPTGNDDMIHIGVLNNRRLSLSYEVTINYEASAWVLSFTFFAGEGVQGP
- a CDS encoding helix-turn-helix domain-containing protein, producing MLSLYLHEPYRLQMGGHFLSDETWSHMDRTIADYELIVGVSGVVFMETGGNMYEVRAGEVLFLMPGERHRGYRLSTPGVSFYWFHFFVPEAGNEVPAGQMPRYASCPNPSRVHILARQLLHAANGGYRIRGAGDYFLTCLLIELADQLQDSDGRPAMDAQLHELLAWTRLHALDPDITVGRIADHIGYNKDYLSRMFKRRFGSGLLDYIHGLKLDAAKELLAGGKLGVKEIAGRVGFGDDKQFAKWFKRLAGVTPTAYRQAFGGTRLNNR
- a CDS encoding alpha-mannosidase, with translation MKKMVAHIVSHTHWDREWYMPYERHHVRLIELMDVLLDTLERDPDYRSFHLDGQTIILDDYLEVRPEMRERLTRLIREGRILIGPWYVLQDEFLTSAEANVRNLLVGHHDAARYGPVAKIGYFPDSFGNMGQAPQLMRQAGIANAIFGRGVKPTGFNNAVSDSAAYESPFSEMIWRSPDGSEVLGILFANWYNNGMEIPVDPDAARVYWDAKLKEAERFASTPQLLFMNGCDHQPVQTDLAAALRTARDLYPGYEFVHSDLPSYVAAVERASARELTVVEGELRSQRTDGWFTLANTASSRVYIKQANAKGQILLERLAEPAAAIAATLGMPHPTPLLVHAWRTLMQNHPHDSICGCSVDEVHAEMMTRFAKSRHMAEPIVERSIAHIASSIDTARFAGDAHVPFVVFNFAGAARSGTVSVELDVARRSSADIGPAAAYADMELIRVGAGAVIDHEGRPVDAEIEDLGVRFGYELPDDKFRQPYMARRIRVTLSADHVPSQGYRTYAWRSEDDAVAAPVAAAVEQEKAVDASPAGLSLENEYIAVAVEPNGSLSLTDKETGEVYRDLGVFENTGDIGNEYVYVQDGERKTLTTDTLKAEVRLVSRSAWRTTVEIVHRWEIPAEADVLLQRERTTMTFLPDRKAGRSARTVPLVITTLATVERGVKALMLKVRYENHAKDHRLRMRFPTDAAASGVHYADSIFEIAERPNEPAGEWRNPSNAQHQQAFAALDHGKRGLAVANIGLNEYEALRDGRGTLAVTLLRAVGELGDWGVFPTPEAQCPGSQEAELAIIPYAGADGRYAAAQEAYAFQVPWLAVQTDAHAGSLPAVYSPLSWTGERLALTAFKRGIQGEDCFYRWFNMSGASSSLALRAEPDSEWYLSNVLEEELGKLVPDADGIVRVDVRPCEIVTIGRRLS